In Gimesia panareensis, the genomic window CACGATCACCCCGAACTGCACTGGGATCTGATGCTCGAAGAAGGGGATGTCCTCAAAACCTGGCGTCTGCCCCAGCCGCCGGAGATCGACCCGGCGTTAGATGAATCGTCGCTGGACCTGACCGCAGAGGAGTTACCCGATCATCGGCTGGTCTATCTGGAGTACGAGGGGCCGGTCAGTGGAGACCGTGGCGAGGTGACTCGCTGGGATCGCGGGACGTTTACGCTGCTGGAGCGGAGCGAAGATCAGCTGGTGGCACTACTGACGGGCGAGGAACTGGCGGGCCGGATCACACTGAAAAAGACAGATCAGGAACATCAGTGGAGCCTGAATTACACCGCTTTCTTTTGAAGGGCTGTCATTATCTTAGAGGCGAAAACGAGGGGCGCTACTGCTTTCGGGACTCGTTCGCTTTCCCGGCAATTTGAAACACTCCGGGTTCGACCTTGAGAACCGTCAGGTCGGGGAGGTCGGAATCGGGGCGGTCCAGATGCACGATCAGGGCATCGTGCTCATTCACCTGGCTCCACTCGATCTGCCAGCCTTCGGCACGGGCTTCCTGGATCAGTTTGGTAATCGCTTCGTCGATGGGAATCGGCAAGAGTCCCGCCCGGGCATGCTCCAGTTCAAGAACCAGGCGGTTCTCTTTCATCAGCCAGGGTTTGAATCTCAGGCTGATGATTCCGGACCATTTTTTCAGAGTCAGGTGAAAGCCGACTGCGACCTGTCCCTGTTCAAAATGCACACGCGGATTGGTGATCCCTTCCGGCACCCATTCGTTGTATTTCTGGTGCAGCTCTTCCGCCAGCCAGGCATTGACTTCCTGTTCGCTGAACTCCTGTGACCAGAGCGGTTCCTGATTGTGGACGTCGTTCACGATCTGCATGGAATGCTGGACGAATTCCTTCGCTTCCTGCTGCCTGACTTCAGGTTCAACCTGTTGCTGGAGGGCTGCCTGATAGAATTCAGGCACCTGAGCAGAGGACCAATACAGTCCGCCGGCGATCCCACCCAGGATCAGGAGCAATAAAATGGAGAACAGCAGGAATCGTTTCATGCACAAATGCTAGGTCGCAGGGGAAATACGGTCAAGACCGTTCAGAGAGCCCGGAATCGCCAGAAAAGGTGAAATTGCGCTAAGTTGATTCTTCGAAAATACTTGTCGAATGCATGTGGGTGTTTTATGATCAGCCGGACTCAGTCAGGACTGTTACCTGCCGCATCCCGATTGTGTCCATTTTCCGCAGCGGGAATAATGGAATTCCCGTCCGTCAGATAAAGAAATAAGAGCCCGTTTATGAGTACTGTTCGAACACGTTTTGCCCCCAGTCCCACCGGTTACATGCATATTGGCGGGATGCGTACGGCCCTGTTTA contains:
- a CDS encoding DNA polymerase ligase N-terminal domain-containing protein, which produces MQQYVILRHDHPELHWDLMLEEGDVLKTWRLPQPPEIDPALDESSLDLTAEELPDHRLVYLEYEGPVSGDRGEVTRWDRGTFTLLERSEDQLVALLTGEELAGRITLKKTDQEHQWSLNYTAFF